In the genome of Sphingomonas naphthae, one region contains:
- a CDS encoding ABC transporter substrate-binding protein: protein MTSRRRAGAGFVTALALCLAGCGRKDDGRPVAEVIHSWTSGGESAAIHEIVAAYEKRGGRWTETAVTGIHAGRALAISRIAGGQPPTAMQWAMSRAVQDFGKQGVLEPLDARARREGWQGRYSPYIYRQMQANGHIVMEPLAIHGGNWLFISRQALDAIDAKPPENWDEFFDIAARLRAKGFVPLAFSGEAWTQTLVFYNVMLGVGGKAFYRRVMDRHDASAVSSPTMRRVFDIFGRLRDEVDAGVSSRTWNAASGMVIAGKAAMQIGGDWTKAEFIAAGQQAGRDFACVPTPGTRGAYIIYGESLVFPLGRGDRGRAAREMLLDVLNDPALIQRFSAKKGGVPARLDVQPIHADACTRFAAETLADPDSPVPNGLLAWDSDTEGELRDIIAQYWVRSLSTDAAIRSMAKVIHDAA, encoded by the coding sequence ATGACATCGCGGCGGCGGGCGGGGGCCGGCTTCGTCACGGCTCTGGCGCTGTGCCTCGCGGGATGCGGGCGCAAGGACGACGGCAGGCCCGTGGCCGAGGTGATCCACAGCTGGACGAGCGGCGGTGAATCCGCCGCCATCCACGAGATCGTCGCCGCCTACGAGAAGCGCGGCGGCCGCTGGACCGAAACCGCCGTCACCGGCATCCACGCCGGCCGCGCGCTCGCGATCAGCCGCATCGCCGGGGGCCAGCCGCCGACCGCGATGCAATGGGCGATGAGCCGCGCGGTGCAGGATTTCGGCAAGCAGGGCGTGCTGGAGCCGCTCGACGCCCGCGCCCGGCGCGAAGGCTGGCAGGGCCGCTATTCCCCCTACATCTACCGCCAGATGCAGGCCAACGGCCATATCGTGATGGAGCCGCTGGCGATCCACGGCGGCAACTGGCTCTTCATCTCGCGCCAGGCGCTCGACGCGATCGACGCGAAGCCCCCTGAGAATTGGGACGAATTCTTCGACATCGCCGCCCGGCTGCGGGCGAAAGGCTTCGTGCCGCTCGCCTTCTCGGGCGAGGCGTGGACCCAGACGCTGGTGTTCTACAACGTCATGCTGGGGGTGGGCGGCAAGGCCTTCTACCGCCGCGTGATGGATCGTCACGACGCTTCCGCCGTCTCCAGCCCGACCATGCGCCGGGTGTTCGACATCTTCGGCCGGCTGCGCGACGAGGTGGACGCCGGCGTTTCGTCGCGCACCTGGAATGCCGCGTCGGGCATGGTGATCGCCGGCAAGGCGGCGATGCAGATCGGCGGCGACTGGACCAAGGCGGAATTCATCGCCGCCGGGCAGCAGGCGGGGCGCGACTTCGCCTGCGTCCCCACCCCCGGCACGCGCGGCGCCTATATCATTTACGGCGAATCCCTCGTCTTCCCGCTCGGCCGGGGCGATCGCGGGCGCGCCGCGCGCGAGATGCTGCTCGACGTGCTGAACGATCCCGCCCTGATCCAGCGGTTCAGCGCGAAGAAGGGCGGCGTGCCCGCCCGGCTCGACGTGCAGCCGATCCACGCCGACGCCTGCACCAGATTCGCGGCCGAAACGCTCGCCGATCCCGATTCCCCGGTGCCTAACGGGCTGCTGGCGTGGGACAGCGATACCGAAGGCGAATTGCGCGACATCATCGCCCAATATTGGGTGCGCTCGCTTTCGACCGACGCGGCGATCCGATCCATGGCCAAGGTGATCCACGATGCGGCGTGA
- a CDS encoding carbohydrate ABC transporter permease: MRREGGYSAGPGLILVPAILLVLLTYYGSILWTIYISFTDSNLIPNYRLVGIGHYIRLWSMDRWHTSVANMLIFGSGYIVLTLLLGGTLAILLDRQARGESIFRTIYLYPLSMSFIVTGVVWQWLLNPSTGVQQFVRDLGWQSFTFDWIGRPDRAIYTLVFAGVWHASGYVMAILLAGLRGIDPEIWRAARIEGIPVWRVYASVVLPSMRATVATCVVLLVTHVVKAYDLVIAMTRGGPGTSTDLPAKFVVDAMFERGNVALGSAAAVMLLLIVAAALVPFYLYQRRQPK; the protein is encoded by the coding sequence ATGCGGCGTGAGGGCGGCTACAGCGCCGGGCCGGGCCTGATCCTGGTGCCCGCGATCCTGCTGGTGCTGCTGACCTATTATGGCAGCATCCTGTGGACGATCTACATCAGCTTCACCGATTCCAACCTGATTCCCAATTACCGGCTGGTCGGGATCGGCCATTATATCCGCCTGTGGTCGATGGATCGCTGGCACACGTCGGTCGCCAACATGCTGATCTTCGGATCGGGCTATATCGTGCTGACCCTACTGCTGGGCGGTACACTGGCCATCCTGCTCGACCGGCAGGCGCGCGGCGAGAGCATCTTCCGCACCATCTATCTCTATCCGCTGTCGATGTCCTTCATCGTCACCGGCGTGGTGTGGCAATGGCTGCTCAACCCCTCGACCGGCGTGCAGCAATTCGTCCGCGACCTCGGCTGGCAGAGCTTCACCTTCGACTGGATCGGCCGGCCGGACCGGGCGATCTACACGCTGGTGTTCGCGGGCGTCTGGCATGCCTCCGGCTATGTGATGGCGATCCTGCTGGCGGGCCTGCGCGGCATCGATCCCGAAATCTGGCGCGCCGCGCGGATCGAGGGCATTCCGGTGTGGCGGGTCTATGCCAGCGTCGTCCTGCCCTCGATGCGCGCCACCGTCGCCACCTGCGTCGTGCTGCTGGTGACCCATGTGGTGAAGGCCTACGATCTCGTCATCGCCATGACGCGCGGTGGCCCCGGCACCTCGACCGATCTGCCCGCGAAGTTCGTGGTGGATGCGATGTTCGAGCGCGGCAATGTCGCGCTCGGATCGGCCGCCGCCGTGATGCTGCTGCTGATCGTCGCCGCCGCCCTCGTGCCCTTCTACCTCTATCAGCGGAGGCAGCCGAAATGA
- a CDS encoding glycoside hydrolase family 3 C-terminal domain-containing protein has product MTSSFESADLVALVADLTIDEKVDLLTGHRMWRTHAVERLGIPAVVMTDGTYGVRYSIPQIDGDEEAGQDFEGFLSVVNRKAQEVETAWGVMKPATCFPNGSALGCSWDVELTEAMGRALGIECRAMGVNILLGPGINIRRTPLGGRTYEYYSEDPVVSGDIAAALILGLQGQGVGASLKHFACNNCEIERTSMNSVVDMRALREIYLRGFERAITRSDPWTVMSSYNRLNGVQAAENGWLLDDVLRGEWGFAGLVMSDWHGIKDRAAALIAGNDLDMPESETRLADLRAAVETGAVSMAIVDRACLRVLELVRRCKQGEALPALPLDPAAHHALARRIAGESMVLLKNEGALLPIAATARRIVVIGAGAVEAVIQGSGCATTTPTQVDIPLDEIRALAGEGVTVEHFAGTTEDAAERDALIAEAVAGAAGADVVILFANTEVGWDGEGSDRTTLALAPGHDDLIAAVAAANPATVVVLASPDAVVMPWIDAVPAVIETFLSGQAMGGGLADILFGKVNPSGKLTSSFPLSIRDIPGYLTYPGENGDHVYSEGLHVGYRSYDSRAMPVLFPFGHGLSYTRFRYDNLSLDRAMIRDGETLTVAFDITNAGDVAGQEIAQIYVRYGKPRLHRPVHELKGFAKVAIAPGETRRVEIAIPADDLRYYDPVRQAWILDQDDVVIEVGASSRDIRLEAPLETRSAVARYRLIAWDTQPAIVLDTPAARDGFNAFLRDRLGIGEAEAGQMLEHCRSSFFGILTTLDRRLRQRITRAEAQPTIDAINARILADETVAP; this is encoded by the coding sequence GTGACGTCATCCTTTGAAAGCGCCGACCTCGTCGCGCTCGTCGCCGACCTGACGATCGACGAGAAGGTCGATCTGCTGACCGGCCACCGCATGTGGCGCACCCACGCCGTCGAGCGGCTCGGCATCCCGGCGGTGGTGATGACCGACGGCACCTATGGCGTGCGCTATTCGATCCCGCAGATCGACGGCGACGAGGAAGCGGGCCAGGATTTCGAGGGTTTCCTCTCGGTCGTCAACCGCAAGGCGCAGGAGGTGGAGACCGCCTGGGGCGTGATGAAGCCCGCGACCTGCTTCCCCAATGGATCGGCGCTCGGCTGTTCGTGGGATGTCGAGCTGACCGAGGCGATGGGCCGCGCGCTCGGCATCGAATGTCGCGCTATGGGGGTCAACATCCTGCTCGGGCCGGGCATCAACATCCGCCGCACGCCGCTCGGCGGCCGCACCTACGAATATTATTCGGAAGATCCCGTCGTCAGCGGCGACATCGCCGCCGCTTTGATCCTCGGTCTTCAGGGGCAGGGCGTCGGCGCCTCGCTCAAGCATTTCGCCTGCAACAATTGCGAGATCGAGCGGACGAGCATGAATTCGGTGGTGGACATGCGCGCGCTGCGCGAAATCTACCTGCGCGGCTTCGAGCGGGCGATCACCAGGAGCGATCCCTGGACCGTGATGAGCAGCTACAATCGGCTCAACGGCGTGCAGGCGGCCGAGAATGGCTGGCTGCTCGATGACGTGCTGCGCGGCGAATGGGGTTTCGCCGGGCTGGTCATGTCCGACTGGCACGGCATCAAGGATCGCGCCGCCGCGCTGATCGCCGGCAACGACCTCGACATGCCGGAGAGCGAGACGCGGCTTGCCGATCTGCGCGCCGCCGTGGAGACGGGCGCGGTGTCGATGGCGATCGTCGACCGGGCGTGCCTGCGCGTGCTGGAACTGGTCCGCCGCTGCAAGCAGGGCGAGGCGCTGCCCGCGCTGCCGCTCGACCCCGCCGCCCATCATGCGCTGGCGCGCCGGATCGCGGGCGAGTCGATGGTGCTGCTCAAGAACGAGGGCGCGCTGCTGCCGATCGCCGCCACCGCGCGGCGCATCGTCGTGATCGGCGCGGGCGCGGTCGAGGCGGTGATCCAGGGCTCGGGCTGCGCCACCACCACGCCGACGCAGGTCGATATCCCGCTCGACGAAATCCGCGCGCTGGCCGGCGAGGGCGTCACGGTGGAGCATTTCGCCGGCACGACCGAGGACGCCGCCGAGCGCGACGCGCTGATCGCCGAGGCGGTCGCGGGGGCGGCCGGCGCCGACGTGGTGATCCTCTTCGCCAACACCGAAGTGGGCTGGGACGGCGAGGGTTCCGATCGCACCACCCTCGCGCTCGCCCCCGGCCATGACGACCTCATCGCCGCGGTCGCCGCCGCCAATCCCGCGACGGTGGTGGTGCTGGCCAGCCCCGACGCGGTGGTGATGCCGTGGATCGATGCCGTGCCCGCCGTGATCGAGACCTTCCTGTCGGGTCAGGCGATGGGCGGTGGTCTGGCCGACATCCTGTTCGGCAAGGTCAATCCCTCGGGCAAGCTGACCAGCAGCTTCCCGCTCTCGATCCGCGATATTCCGGGCTATCTCACCTACCCCGGCGAGAATGGCGATCATGTCTATAGCGAGGGGCTGCACGTCGGCTATCGCAGCTACGACAGCCGCGCGATGCCGGTGCTGTTCCCCTTCGGCCACGGCCTGAGTTACACCCGCTTCCGCTACGACAACCTCTCGCTCGACCGCGCCATGATCCGCGACGGCGAGACGCTCACCGTCGCGTTCGACATCACCAACGCGGGCGACGTCGCGGGGCAGGAGATCGCCCAGATCTACGTCCGCTACGGCAAGCCGCGCCTGCACCGACCGGTCCACGAACTGAAGGGCTTCGCCAAGGTCGCGATCGCGCCCGGCGAGACCCGCCGCGTCGAGATCGCCATCCCGGCCGACGACCTGCGCTATTACGATCCCGTCCGGCAGGCGTGGATTCTCGATCAGGACGATGTCGTGATCGAGGTCGGCGCCTCGTCGCGCGATATCCGGCTGGAGGCGCCGCTCGAGACGCGCTCGGCCGTCGCCCGCTATCGTCTCATCGCCTGGGATACGCAGCCCGCGATCGTGCTCGACACGCCCGCCGCGCGCGACGGCTTCAACGCCTTCCTGCGCGACCGGCTGGGCATCGGCGAGGCCGAGGCGGGGCAGATGCTCGAACATTGCCGCTCCTCCTTCTTCGGCATCCTGACGACGCTCGACCGGCGCCTGCGCCAGCGCATCACCCGTGCCGAGGCGCAGCCGACGATTGACGCCATCAACGCCCGCATCCTCGCCGATGAGACCGTCGCGCCGTGA
- a CDS encoding TonB-dependent receptor produces MNALLRIARAALPVATSLVALTPVYAQTTTAQPAAEGLGDIVVTAEKRPSVLQRTPIAISVIDPEAIKRNNVGSVEDLARIAPSFSFQAQHTQAILSIRGVSSRDTSEIGDPAVALSIDGTYSQRAVGLNAAIFDIDRIEVLRGPQGTLLGRNATGGAVNIVTGKPMLDHFAASVSAEAGNYDAFITKGMVNLPVTDTLAIRAAFQTRDHSGYRENYPARDGDDEHSKAARLTALFKPTDRFSVTLSGEYTFQNGVGPVPQAIAWRNGANGTTDFENKPAIPGDGKTFSLTQGGFLHLETTAIRWNVDYDLGIANITYLGGFRSVDFKRLANYGTVYGGPRQNLSFNQVEKPETWNHELRLTSKAGGPLKWQIGGFYFREKNDLTTLIEDYPGKAALLAPASVLQRYRYPDVVSESKALFGQVGYKLTDTVEVEAGTRYSDNDKHRTGFNQITNTNAFYSTGAINYTTTQQASDAASKIWTYHAGLNWQATPRHLLYAKFDTGFKDGGFTDLASYDPEKITAYEIGSKNRFFGNTLQVNLAAFWYDYSDQQVTQSVNINGTARNLVVNAGKSRYKGAEVELNWLATPADRFDAFVGYTHAEYTNFAVLFNGVNTQLAGNTPPQAPRWSVNLGYSHDFELASGTLTPRLQTHIESETYFTFFNRGTDRQGGYHRSDFTLTYKPRSGAWQVDAFVRNIEDKLILSYAFDPTGATRSAYVYQYAPPRTFGGRVTVNF; encoded by the coding sequence ATGAATGCTCTACTTCGGATCGCGCGCGCCGCCTTGCCGGTCGCGACAAGCCTCGTCGCACTGACGCCCGTCTACGCCCAGACCACCACGGCGCAGCCGGCGGCCGAAGGTCTCGGCGACATCGTCGTCACCGCCGAGAAGCGCCCCTCCGTCCTCCAGCGGACGCCGATCGCGATCAGCGTGATCGATCCCGAGGCGATCAAGCGCAACAATGTCGGCTCGGTCGAGGATCTCGCCCGCATCGCGCCCAGCTTCAGCTTCCAGGCCCAGCACACCCAGGCGATCCTCTCGATCCGCGGCGTCTCCAGCCGCGACACGTCGGAAATCGGCGATCCCGCCGTCGCGCTCAGCATCGACGGCACCTATTCGCAGCGCGCCGTCGGCCTGAACGCGGCGATCTTCGATATCGACCGGATCGAAGTGCTGCGCGGCCCGCAGGGCACGCTGCTCGGCCGCAACGCCACCGGCGGCGCGGTGAATATCGTCACCGGCAAGCCGATGCTCGATCATTTCGCCGCCTCGGTCTCGGCCGAAGCCGGCAATTACGATGCCTTCATCACCAAGGGCATGGTCAACCTGCCCGTCACCGATACGCTGGCGATCCGCGCCGCCTTCCAGACGCGCGACCATAGCGGCTATCGCGAGAATTATCCGGCGCGCGACGGCGACGACGAGCATAGCAAGGCGGCCCGCCTGACCGCGCTGTTCAAGCCGACCGACCGCTTCTCGGTCACGCTCAGCGGCGAATATACCTTCCAGAACGGCGTCGGCCCGGTGCCGCAGGCGATCGCCTGGCGCAACGGCGCGAACGGCACGACCGATTTCGAGAACAAGCCGGCCATCCCTGGCGACGGCAAGACCTTCTCGCTGACGCAGGGCGGCTTCCTCCACCTCGAGACGACCGCGATCCGCTGGAACGTGGATTATGATCTCGGCATCGCCAACATCACCTATCTCGGCGGCTTCCGCTCGGTCGATTTCAAGCGCCTCGCCAATTACGGCACGGTCTATGGCGGCCCCCGCCAGAACCTGTCGTTCAACCAGGTCGAGAAGCCGGAGACGTGGAACCACGAACTGCGCCTCACCTCCAAGGCGGGCGGCCCGCTCAAGTGGCAGATCGGCGGCTTCTACTTCCGCGAGAAGAACGACCTGACGACCCTGATCGAGGATTATCCCGGCAAGGCCGCGCTGCTGGCGCCCGCGTCGGTGCTCCAGCGCTATCGCTATCCCGACGTGGTCTCGGAATCGAAGGCGCTGTTCGGCCAGGTCGGCTACAAGCTGACCGACACGGTCGAGGTGGAGGCCGGCACGCGCTATTCGGATAACGACAAGCACCGCACGGGTTTCAACCAGATCACCAACACCAATGCCTTCTACAGCACGGGTGCGATCAACTACACCACGACCCAGCAGGCGAGCGATGCGGCGTCCAAGATCTGGACCTACCATGCCGGCCTCAACTGGCAGGCGACGCCGCGCCACCTGCTTTATGCGAAGTTCGACACGGGCTTCAAGGATGGCGGCTTCACCGATCTGGCGAGCTACGATCCCGAAAAGATCACCGCTTACGAGATCGGATCGAAGAACCGCTTCTTCGGCAACACGCTCCAGGTGAATCTGGCGGCCTTCTGGTATGATTATTCGGACCAGCAGGTCACCCAGTCGGTCAACATCAACGGCACCGCCCGCAACCTCGTCGTCAATGCCGGCAAGTCGAGGTACAAAGGCGCCGAGGTCGAGCTGAACTGGCTGGCGACCCCGGCCGATCGCTTCGATGCCTTCGTCGGCTACACCCATGCCGAATATACCAACTTCGCGGTGCTCTTTAACGGCGTGAACACCCAGCTGGCGGGCAACACCCCGCCGCAGGCGCCGCGCTGGTCGGTCAATCTGGGCTACAGCCACGATTTCGAGCTGGCGTCGGGCACGCTCACCCCGCGCCTCCAGACGCACATCGAATCCGAGACCTACTTCACCTTCTTCAACCGGGGCACCGATCGCCAGGGCGGCTACCACCGCTCCGATTTCACCCTCACCTACAAGCCGCGCAGCGGCGCGTGGCAGGTGGATGCGTTCGTGCGCAATATCGAGGATAAGCTGATCCTGAGCTATGCTTTCGATCCGACCGGTGCCACGCGATCGGCCTATGTCTATCAATATGCCCCGCCGCGCACCTTCGGTGGCCGCGTCACGGTCAACTTCTGA
- a CDS encoding carbohydrate ABC transporter permease — translation MTPAMASRGGIGGRILLYAALIVLALAFAAPLFVMVATSFKTMAEIRQGSIFSLPHQIDLSAWRDAWSHACTGAYCEGLKPGFVTSFQIVVPAVLGSVFLAAINGFALARWTVPHADKLAAVLLLGAFVPYQALLYPIVHTLGLFDLYGTIGGLVLIHILLGQPILTMIFRTFYAALPHEIVQAARIDGAGFYRIFFQLILPLSPSILVVAAIMQTTAIWNDYLFGLVLGGTGNTPVTVLLNNIVNTETGEARYNVNMAATLLAGLPPLAVYFLSGRYFVRGIAAGAVKG, via the coding sequence ATGACCCCCGCGATGGCGAGCCGGGGCGGTATCGGCGGGCGCATCCTGCTTTATGCCGCGCTGATCGTGCTGGCGCTGGCCTTTGCCGCGCCCCTGTTCGTGATGGTGGCGACCTCGTTCAAGACGATGGCGGAAATCCGTCAGGGGTCGATCTTCTCGCTGCCCCATCAGATCGACCTGTCGGCCTGGCGCGATGCGTGGAGCCATGCCTGCACCGGCGCTTATTGCGAGGGGCTGAAGCCGGGTTTCGTCACCTCCTTCCAGATCGTGGTGCCGGCGGTGCTGGGATCGGTGTTCCTGGCCGCGATCAACGGCTTCGCGCTGGCGCGCTGGACGGTGCCGCATGCCGACAAGCTCGCCGCCGTGCTGTTGCTGGGCGCCTTCGTGCCCTATCAGGCCCTGCTCTATCCGATCGTCCATACCCTCGGGCTGTTCGATCTGTACGGCACGATCGGCGGGCTGGTGCTGATCCACATCCTGCTCGGCCAGCCGATCCTCACGATGATCTTCCGCACCTTCTACGCGGCCCTCCCGCACGAGATCGTGCAGGCGGCGCGGATCGACGGGGCGGGCTTCTACCGCATCTTCTTCCAGCTGATCCTGCCGCTGTCGCCCAGCATCCTCGTCGTCGCGGCGATCATGCAGACCACGGCGATCTGGAACGATTATCTCTTCGGCCTCGTGCTGGGCGGCACGGGCAATACGCCGGTCACCGTCCTCCTCAACAATATCGTCAACACCGAGACGGGCGAGGCGCGCTATAACGTCAACATGGCCGCGACCCTGCTGGCGGGGCTTCCGCCGCTCGCGGTCTATTTCCTGTCGGGGCGCTACTTCGTTCGCGGTATCGCTGCCGGGGCGGTCAAGGGATGA
- a CDS encoding class II aldolase/adducin family protein, whose protein sequence is MSAAMGEGERAARIDLAAAYRIAALEGLDDGLFNHFSCAVPGEPGHFLLKPFGPLFEEVTADSLIKVDLAGRIVAGEGHWEPTAFEIHSRIHRAVPRAHCVMHSHMPYATAQSALEDMRLLPVNQSAMRFIERTAYLTRYGGLVLDGGEADAVAQALADKDLLLMANHGVMAIGPTVADCLYDLHYFEVAARDQWLARNAGGPLRLIDAATVRLAAEQMVEERRYAARPHLVAMKRRLDRLNPGYVG, encoded by the coding sequence GTGAGCGCGGCGATGGGGGAGGGCGAGCGCGCCGCGCGGATCGACCTCGCGGCGGCCTATCGCATCGCCGCTCTGGAGGGGCTGGACGACGGGCTGTTCAACCATTTCTCCTGCGCGGTGCCGGGCGAGCCGGGCCATTTTCTGCTCAAGCCCTTCGGCCCCTTGTTCGAGGAAGTGACCGCCGACAGCCTCATCAAGGTCGATCTCGCCGGGCGGATCGTCGCGGGCGAGGGGCATTGGGAGCCGACCGCGTTCGAGATCCATTCGCGCATCCATCGGGCGGTGCCGCGCGCGCATTGCGTGATGCACAGTCACATGCCCTATGCCACCGCCCAGTCCGCGCTGGAGGACATGCGCCTGCTGCCCGTCAACCAGAGCGCGATGCGCTTCATCGAGCGGACGGCCTATCTTACCCGCTATGGCGGCCTCGTGCTGGACGGCGGCGAGGCGGATGCGGTGGCGCAGGCGCTGGCGGACAAGGATCTGCTGCTGATGGCCAATCACGGCGTGATGGCGATCGGCCCGACCGTGGCGGACTGCCTCTACGACCTCCATTATTTCGAGGTGGCGGCGCGCGACCAGTGGCTCGCGCGCAACGCCGGCGGCCCGCTCCGCCTGATCGACGCGGCGACCGTGCGGCTGGCGGCCGAACAGATGGTCGAGGAGCGGCGCTATGCCGCGCGCCCGCATCTGGTGGCGATGAAGCGCCGGCTTGACCGGCTGAACCCCGGCTACGTGGGCTAG
- a CDS encoding 2-hydroxyacid dehydrogenase codes for MRDILAFYSAVDPFAPWAEALAPLLPDVEISPADAVTDPERVRTALVWKPPPGFFARFPNLALVVNLGAGVDRLVAREDIGDVPITRLSDPEMGRMMANFVLFAVLRHARDIPHFEIAQRQAEWTYRHPRPARDITVAILGLGELGALAAAEVARLGFTVHGWSRSPKRIEGVTTHHGRDTLDTVLAGADILVSLLPLTVETRGLLDADRFAAMKPGAAFVNVSRGQVVDENALIAALFSGRIGSATLDVFAAEPLARDSPLWAMPGVLVTPHLASVALPETAAVQIAENVRRVSAGLPAIGTVSRSRGY; via the coding sequence ATGCGCGACATCCTCGCTTTCTACAGCGCGGTCGACCCGTTCGCGCCCTGGGCCGAGGCGCTGGCGCCGCTGTTGCCCGACGTGGAGATATCGCCGGCCGATGCCGTCACCGATCCCGAACGGGTCCGCACCGCGCTCGTCTGGAAACCGCCGCCGGGCTTCTTCGCGCGCTTCCCCAACCTCGCGCTGGTCGTGAATCTGGGGGCGGGGGTCGATCGGCTGGTGGCGCGCGAGGACATCGGCGACGTGCCGATCACCCGCCTGTCCGATCCCGAAATGGGCCGGATGATGGCCAATTTCGTGCTGTTCGCGGTGCTGCGCCACGCCCGCGACATCCCCCATTTCGAGATCGCCCAGCGGCAGGCCGAATGGACCTACCGCCACCCGCGCCCGGCGCGCGACATCACCGTCGCCATCCTCGGCCTCGGCGAACTGGGCGCGCTGGCCGCCGCCGAGGTGGCGCGGCTAGGCTTCACCGTCCACGGCTGGTCGCGCAGCCCCAAGCGGATCGAAGGCGTGACCACGCATCACGGCCGCGACACGCTCGATACGGTACTGGCGGGCGCCGACATCCTCGTATCGCTCCTGCCGCTGACTGTGGAGACGCGCGGGCTGCTCGATGCGGATCGCTTCGCCGCGATGAAGCCGGGCGCCGCCTTCGTGAACGTCTCGCGCGGGCAGGTCGTGGACGAGAATGCGCTGATCGCCGCGCTCTTTTCGGGGCGGATCGGATCGGCCACGCTCGACGTGTTCGCCGCCGAGCCCCTGGCCAGGGATAGCCCGCTCTGGGCTATGCCGGGCGTGCTGGTGACGCCGCATCTGGCGTCCGTCGCGCTGCCCGAGACGGCGGCGGTGCAGATCGCGGAGAATGTCCGGCGGGTGAGCGCCGGGCTGCCCGCGATCGGCACCGTCAGCCGCAGCCGGGGCTATTGA
- a CDS encoding ABC transporter ATP-binding protein, which yields MMNPVNRATTGGISIRNLSKAYGATMVLKDTSLEIEPGEFTVLLGPSGCGKSTLLSAIAGLETVDGGSIHMRGEDVTHVDAARRRIGMVFQSYALYPNMTVRGNLSFGLKVAKVSRNEIAWRVDRVAELLQITALLDRKPAALSGGQRQRVAIGRALVREADICLFDEPLSNLDAKLRTEMRMELKKIHRTLGTTMVYVTHDQVEALTLATRVAVLRGGVVEQYADPRTLYEKPETMFVAGFVGSPAMNFVRGRFVAEGQGALHTADGIRLSLAGYPFRKPPVAGDEIILGLRPEATEFAPASAFAAANPVEIALIEPMGADTLVWLKLGEQMISVRVPSDRAPSPGDRLAITFDAARASVFAADTGLRC from the coding sequence ATGATGAACCCCGTCAACAGGGCCACCACCGGCGGCATTTCGATCCGCAATCTTTCCAAGGCCTATGGCGCCACGATGGTGCTGAAGGATACCAGCCTGGAGATCGAGCCGGGCGAATTCACCGTCCTGCTCGGGCCGTCCGGCTGCGGCAAATCGACGCTCCTGTCGGCCATCGCCGGGCTGGAGACGGTCGACGGCGGATCGATCCACATGCGCGGCGAGGATGTCACCCATGTCGATGCCGCGCGGCGGCGCATCGGCATGGTGTTTCAATCCTACGCCCTCTACCCGAACATGACGGTGCGGGGGAACCTGTCCTTCGGCCTGAAGGTCGCCAAAGTCTCGCGCAACGAGATCGCCTGGCGGGTCGATCGGGTGGCCGAACTGCTCCAGATCACCGCTTTGCTCGATCGCAAGCCGGCGGCGCTCTCGGGCGGCCAGCGCCAGCGCGTCGCCATCGGCCGGGCGCTGGTGCGCGAGGCGGACATCTGCCTGTTCGACGAGCCGCTCTCCAACCTGGACGCCAAACTGCGGACCGAGATGCGGATGGAGCTGAAGAAGATCCACCGCACGCTCGGCACCACGATGGTCTATGTCACCCACGATCAGGTCGAGGCGCTGACCCTGGCCACCCGCGTCGCGGTGCTGCGCGGCGGCGTGGTCGAGCAATATGCCGATCCGCGCACCCTGTATGAGAAGCCCGAGACGATGTTCGTCGCCGGCTTCGTGGGTTCGCCTGCGATGAACTTCGTGCGGGGGCGCTTCGTGGCCGAAGGGCAGGGCGCGCTCCACACCGCAGACGGCATCCGCCTGTCGCTCGCCGGCTATCCCTTCCGCAAGCCGCCGGTCGCGGGCGACGAGATCATCCTCGGCCTCCGCCCCGAAGCCACTGAATTCGCGCCCGCCTCCGCCTTCGCCGCCGCCAATCCTGTCGAGATCGCGCTGATCGAGCCGATGGGCGCCGATACGCTCGTCTGGCTGAAGCTGGGCGAGCAGATGATTTCCGTCCGCGTGCCCTCCGATCGGGCGCCGTCGCCCGGCGACCGGCTCGCCATCACCTTCGACGCCGCGCGCGCGTCCGTCTTCGCGGCCGACACCGGCCTTCGCTGCTGA